The following coding sequences are from one Shewanella putrefaciens window:
- the fliO gene encoding flagellar biosynthetic protein FliO, whose translation MSTSVIFSLMPVTQANAVGLVTDTSTAVVASTAKMSEPSQLATAASMLGGLILVLLLIFALAYLLRRFNLVQTNHNVLKTLAVTSLGQKERLVLVQVGEQQYLLGVSAQQVNLIDKLAEPIQVESDSFANRLRQAKLKQ comes from the coding sequence ATGAGTACATCGGTAATATTCAGTTTAATGCCTGTTACGCAGGCTAATGCCGTGGGATTAGTTACCGACACTTCTACTGCGGTAGTCGCATCAACTGCCAAAATGTCAGAACCATCTCAACTTGCCACTGCGGCAAGTATGCTTGGTGGCTTGATCCTCGTATTATTGCTTATCTTCGCCTTAGCCTATTTGTTAAGGCGATTTAATTTAGTTCAAACAAATCATAATGTGCTTAAGACCCTCGCGGTGACTTCACTTGGACAAAAAGAACGGCTAGTGCTTGTTCAAGTTGGAGAGCAGCAATATTTACTTGGGGTGAGTGCACAACAAGTGAATTTGATTGATAAATTAGCCGAGCCCATCCAAGTGGAATCTGATTCCTTTGCGAATCGCTTACGTCAGGCGAAATTAAAACAATGA
- the fliP gene encoding flagellar type III secretion system pore protein FliP (The bacterial flagellar biogenesis protein FliP forms a type III secretion system (T3SS)-type pore required for flagellar assembly.), translated as MTKYSFPLIGLAILFFSVSVGAADGVLPAVTVKTAADGSTEYSVTMQILLLMTSLSFLPAMVIMLTSFTRIIVVLSILRQAIGLQQTPSNQVLIGMSLFMTFFIMAPVFDKIYDQGVKPYIDEQLTLQQAFDKGKEPLRAFMLGQVRTTDLKTFIDISGYQNINSPEEAPMSVLVPAFITSELKTAFQIGFMLFVPFLVLDLVVASILMAMGMMMLSPMIVSLPFKIMLFVLVDGWGLVLGTLANSFG; from the coding sequence ATGACAAAGTACAGTTTCCCATTAATCGGGCTTGCCATTTTATTTTTTAGTGTATCGGTCGGGGCGGCAGATGGTGTGTTGCCTGCGGTCACCGTAAAAACGGCTGCCGATGGTTCGACAGAGTATTCAGTGACAATGCAGATTCTACTGCTGATGACGTCACTGAGTTTTTTGCCAGCCATGGTGATTATGCTGACCTCGTTTACACGGATTATTGTGGTACTTTCTATTTTACGCCAAGCGATTGGATTGCAGCAGACGCCTTCTAACCAAGTGCTTATTGGCATGAGTCTCTTTATGACTTTTTTTATTATGGCGCCCGTGTTTGACAAAATTTATGATCAAGGTGTTAAACCCTATATCGATGAACAACTGACGCTACAGCAAGCTTTTGATAAGGGGAAAGAACCATTACGAGCTTTTATGCTAGGCCAAGTTCGTACGACAGATTTAAAAACCTTTATTGATATTTCTGGCTATCAAAATATTAACTCGCCAGAAGAGGCGCCGATGAGCGTACTTGTGCCTGCTTTTATTACCAGTGAACTCAAAACGGCCTTTCAAATTGGCTTTATGTTATTCGTGCCTTTTTTGGTATTAGATTTAGTAGTGGCGAGTATTTTGATGGCGATGGGGATGATGATGCTATCGCCGATGATAGTCTCATTGCCATTTAAGATTATGTTATTTGTGCTCGTTGATGGTTGGGGGCTTGTGTTAGGCACCTTAGCCAATAGTTTTGGTTAG
- the fliQ gene encoding flagellar biosynthesis protein FliQ — MTPEALIDIFREALAVIVMMVSAIVLPGLGIGLVVAVFQAATSINEQTLSFLPRLLVTLFGLMFMGHWLVQTLMDFFIEMVNRIPQVIG; from the coding sequence ATGACTCCAGAAGCACTGATTGATATATTTCGAGAAGCCTTAGCCGTTATTGTGATGATGGTGTCGGCCATTGTCTTGCCTGGGTTGGGTATAGGGCTTGTTGTCGCAGTGTTTCAAGCTGCCACTTCAATTAATGAGCAAACCTTAAGTTTTCTTCCTCGATTATTGGTCACATTGTTTGGACTGATGTTTATGGGGCATTGGTTAGTTCAAACCTTAATGGATTTTTTCATTGAGATGGTTAACCGTATTCCCCAAGTGATAGGTTAA